One genomic window of Candidatus Polarisedimenticolaceae bacterium includes the following:
- a CDS encoding S24/S26 family peptidase, which translates to MRRDPPAPTADRMLDAAISLLGERAGRAVFEVRGRSMRPTLSDGDAVLVVLADRRIRPGDLAVFRLGGDAVVHRCVRVRREGLVFRGDGREALDPLVAVPEVLGRVVALRRSGAWLGLEGTLARGYGRAIAIHARFWSAARRGLGPPASRLDRGTLRMADRLLFGRCHRTVPAPPGFTGPDGVG; encoded by the coding sequence ATGAGGCGCGACCCCCCCGCCCCCACGGCCGATCGCATGCTCGACGCGGCGATCTCCCTGCTCGGAGAACGCGCGGGCCGAGCCGTCTTCGAGGTCCGGGGTCGGAGCATGCGTCCGACCCTCAGCGACGGCGACGCGGTGCTCGTCGTCCTTGCGGATCGCCGGATCCGGCCGGGAGACCTCGCCGTCTTCCGGCTCGGGGGGGATGCGGTGGTCCACCGATGCGTCCGCGTCCGGCGGGAGGGGCTCGTCTTCCGGGGCGACGGTCGCGAGGCGCTCGACCCGCTCGTCGCCGTCCCCGAGGTCTTGGGGCGGGTCGTCGCCCTGCGACGGTCCGGGGCGTGGCTCGGCCTCGAGGGGACGCTCGCGCGGGGATACGGGCGGGCGATCGCGATCCACGCGCGGTTCTGGTCCGCCGCCCGGCGGGGGCTCGGCCCGCCGGCCTCGCGTCTCGACCGGGGCACGCTGCGGATGGCGGACCGCCTCCTGTTCGGCAGGTGCCACCGTACCGTTCCCGCCCCCCCCGGCTTCACCGGACCGGACGGGGTCGGCTGA